In Paenibacillus hexagrammi, the following are encoded in one genomic region:
- a CDS encoding SDR family oxidoreductase yields the protein MVKTEQSERSRTLRGKRIVLLGGTSGVGFATAEAAAREGASVVVVSSRKERVDNAVSRLPQGAEGHVVDLSNEERVRAFFSQVGEFDHLVFTAGESLHIENLSTIDMETARRFFNLRYWGAFMAAKYGSEILREGGSIILTSGVAGARPQKGWAVTASICSAIEALTRALAVELSPLRVNAISFGLMRTEMWNDMPEENRIAMYETLGKTLPIGRVGEPEDAAEAFLYLMREQYSTGQTIVVDGGSSLV from the coding sequence ATGGTGAAAACAGAACAGAGCGAACGAAGCAGAACGTTAAGAGGCAAACGTATTGTCCTCCTAGGAGGAACGTCAGGAGTTGGATTTGCAACAGCCGAAGCCGCCGCCCGGGAAGGGGCGTCCGTAGTCGTCGTCTCCAGTCGAAAAGAGAGAGTCGACAATGCGGTCTCGCGTCTGCCCCAAGGTGCGGAAGGGCATGTGGTTGATCTATCGAATGAAGAGAGGGTACGGGCATTCTTTAGCCAAGTTGGTGAATTTGATCATTTGGTTTTCACGGCTGGCGAGTCCTTACATATCGAAAATCTCAGCACAATTGACATGGAGACAGCGCGTCGATTCTTTAACCTGCGTTACTGGGGGGCGTTTATGGCCGCTAAATACGGTAGTGAGATCCTCAGAGAGGGCGGGTCAATCATTCTAACTTCTGGTGTTGCCGGAGCTCGGCCGCAGAAGGGCTGGGCGGTCACAGCCAGCATATGCAGCGCTATTGAGGCACTGACCAGGGCATTGGCTGTCGAACTTAGCCCGCTTCGTGTCAACGCAATAAGTTTCGGGTTAATGCGTACCGAGATGTGGAACGACATGCCTGAGGAAAACCGAATCGCTATGTATGAGACTTTAGGGAAAACCCTCCCGATAGGCCGAGTAGGAGAGCCAGAAGATGCGGCCGAAGCCTTTCTTTATTTAATGCGTGAGCAATACTCCACCGGACAGACTATTGTCGTGGACGGCGGTTCTTCACTAGTATAA
- a CDS encoding DUF1330 domain-containing protein — protein MVKGYWVIDIDVHDQEQFQAYLAATPEILKKYGARFLVRGGNPLVPEGSARSLNTIVEFPSYQTALDCWNSTEYQQAITLRLPASTFDLIIIEGYEGPQPS, from the coding sequence ATGGTAAAAGGATATTGGGTCATAGACATTGATGTCCACGATCAGGAACAATTCCAAGCATACCTGGCAGCTACCCCTGAGATTCTGAAAAAGTATGGTGCACGCTTTCTAGTGCGTGGGGGAAATCCGTTGGTACCAGAAGGGAGTGCCCGATCTCTGAATACGATAGTTGAATTCCCTTCCTATCAAACTGCACTTGACTGTTGGAACTCAACGGAGTATCAGCAAGCCATTACACTAAGACTGCCTGCGTCAACGTTTGATCTTATTATTATAGAGGGGTATGAGGGACCACAACCTTCATAG
- the map gene encoding type I methionyl aminopeptidase, which yields MTIGSQNDIEGLKAIGKIVAMTINEMKRHARVGMTTKELDDIGGRFLKSHGAVSAPKTTYNFPGNTCISINHEVAHGIPGNRMIQPGDLVNIDVSAELGGYYADAGHSFLIPPYNPTLLRLCEYTHHTMMKVISSLKHGVKLNEIGRMIEVEATKGGYHVISNLCSHGIGKALHEEPEEILPVYNKHDKRVLKEGMVITIEPFLSTGAEYAAEQADGWTLCAPDNSYAAQHEHTIIITKNQPIIVTVA from the coding sequence ATGACAATAGGATCCCAAAACGATATCGAGGGTCTGAAGGCGATTGGCAAAATCGTTGCCATGACGATTAATGAAATGAAACGTCACGCGCGTGTCGGAATGACAACTAAGGAACTGGATGATATCGGAGGAAGGTTTTTGAAGAGTCATGGTGCTGTTTCAGCACCTAAAACAACCTACAATTTCCCTGGCAACACCTGCATCAGCATTAACCATGAAGTTGCCCACGGAATACCGGGAAATCGAATGATCCAACCTGGCGATCTAGTCAACATTGATGTTTCGGCAGAGCTGGGAGGCTATTATGCCGATGCGGGGCATTCTTTTCTGATACCTCCGTACAATCCTACATTATTGCGTCTATGTGAATACACACACCATACGATGATGAAAGTCATCTCTTCCCTTAAACATGGGGTTAAATTGAACGAAATCGGAAGAATGATCGAAGTCGAGGCGACAAAAGGCGGCTACCATGTCATTAGTAATTTATGTAGTCACGGTATTGGGAAAGCCCTGCACGAAGAGCCCGAAGAGATCCTTCCTGTTTATAACAAGCACGATAAACGTGTATTAAAAGAGGGGATGGTCATTACCATTGAGCCTTTCTTATCTACCGGTGCAGAGTATGCCGCTGAGCAAGCGGATGGGTGGACTTTATGTGCGCCTGACAACAGTTATGCCGCGCAGCATGAGCATACGATCATCATTACAAAGAATCAGCCCATCATCGTGACTGTAGCATAG
- a CDS encoding DUF2663 family protein → MEETIYDRIDNLAVSEDTKKVLKELVERKEKADNWKKTLQALSLVNAGIVLILFLWMLKIKPDSKAQIFDMISYFGSSRASLLFIMLAVSTFFISGSVSKTHKKHKDKYDDLREETVTRLYSTWKVREESKLRDEVSDLLKKEKDINLRYVK, encoded by the coding sequence ATGGAAGAAACAATCTACGATCGCATTGACAACCTAGCGGTTTCAGAAGATACAAAAAAAGTGCTAAAAGAGCTGGTAGAGCGCAAAGAAAAGGCGGACAACTGGAAAAAAACGCTGCAGGCCTTATCCTTGGTCAATGCAGGCATTGTGCTGATTCTTTTTCTTTGGATGCTGAAGATCAAGCCGGACTCCAAGGCCCAAATCTTTGATATGATCAGCTATTTTGGCTCGAGCCGTGCCTCACTCCTCTTTATTATGCTGGCTGTGTCTACCTTCTTCATCTCAGGATCCGTATCCAAAACACATAAGAAGCATAAGGACAAGTACGACGATCTTCGGGAAGAAACGGTAACGAGGCTGTATTCGACGTGGAAGGTGCGGGAAGAATCCAAGCTGCGGGATGAAGTGTCCGATCTGCTGAAGAAAGAGAAGGATATTAATCTGCGATATGTGAAGTAG
- a CDS encoding ABC transporter ATP-binding protein, whose amino-acid sequence MKPVVEIEGLTKMYKNNRGIQDVTMTVRQGDIYGFFGPNGAGKTTVMKIMAGLSRAQRGTVKLLGYDVAEQYEQAMSKVGVLIETAEVYSYMSGRKNLELAAKFYPHVTSGRIDEVLEIVGLTPFQHEKAAGYSLGMKQRLGLAAALLSGPELMILDEPTNGLDIEGMVQMRDIMMRLAREQRITFLISSHLIHEMELMCNRIGIIHQGRLLCEASVPYLLEQWESLEAVYMHHIQEDRKVTLHA is encoded by the coding sequence ATGAAACCGGTCGTAGAAATAGAAGGATTAACTAAAATGTATAAGAACAACCGCGGTATTCAGGATGTCACAATGACAGTCCGTCAGGGTGACATATACGGCTTCTTCGGCCCGAATGGAGCAGGCAAGACGACGGTCATGAAAATCATGGCAGGACTGAGCCGCGCCCAGCGGGGAACGGTCAAGCTGCTAGGCTATGATGTGGCGGAGCAGTACGAGCAGGCGATGTCGAAGGTTGGCGTGCTGATCGAGACGGCCGAGGTCTATTCGTACATGAGCGGACGAAAGAACCTGGAGCTGGCGGCCAAATTTTATCCGCATGTCACCTCGGGGCGCATCGATGAAGTGCTGGAAATTGTAGGGTTGACGCCGTTTCAGCATGAGAAAGCAGCTGGATACTCACTCGGCATGAAGCAGCGTCTGGGCTTGGCGGCAGCCTTGTTGTCGGGTCCCGAGCTGATGATACTCGATGAGCCGACGAATGGACTCGATATCGAAGGCATGGTTCAGATGCGCGACATCATGATGCGGCTAGCAAGGGAGCAGCGGATCACGTTCCTGATCTCCAGTCATCTGATTCATGAGATGGAGCTGATGTGCAACCGCATCGGCATTATCCATCAGGGCCGGCTCTTGTGCGAAGCTTCCGTACCCTACCTATTGGAACAGTGGGAGTCGCTGGAGGCCGTCTATATGCATCACATTCAGGAAGACAGGAAGGTGACTCTTCATGCATAG
- a CDS encoding ABC transporter permease gives MHSLTAGVYQETMKIVLKKKTLFFLVATLLLPAVAAILLARFQSGIGIGAIASQDFPIIMLGLFTSIFFPLFAFMGAADLFSGEIGDRTMKLTLTRPITRFKVFASKQAALALSLAAFLAAGFAASLLSALWLDGMGGFGSLLDVCMAYAAAFLPLVTLSIAAVCLAQLFSSSSGALTASLLVYLVLKVAAFFVPQIGKYSPTAYTDWHMLWIGSTLSGSHIGGVFMFLAACSILFFTAGYYFFDKKEL, from the coding sequence ATGCATAGTCTTACAGCTGGGGTTTATCAGGAGACGATGAAGATTGTGTTGAAAAAGAAGACACTCTTCTTCCTTGTGGCTACCCTGCTTTTGCCTGCAGTCGCAGCGATTCTGCTTGCCAGATTCCAGAGCGGCATCGGCATTGGAGCTATTGCTTCGCAGGATTTTCCAATTATTATGCTGGGCTTGTTTACGAGTATCTTCTTCCCGCTCTTCGCCTTTATGGGGGCAGCCGATTTATTCTCCGGCGAAATAGGCGATAGAACGATGAAATTGACGCTAACCCGACCGATCACAAGATTCAAAGTATTCGCATCGAAGCAGGCTGCACTCGCGCTGTCGCTTGCCGCTTTCCTTGCTGCAGGGTTTGCAGCTTCTCTGCTTTCGGCCTTATGGCTCGATGGGATGGGCGGCTTCGGATCACTGCTTGACGTATGTATGGCTTATGCAGCTGCCTTCCTGCCATTAGTGACTCTGAGCATTGCTGCCGTATGTCTGGCTCAATTATTCTCCAGCAGCAGCGGTGCGTTGACCGCAAGTCTGCTTGTGTATCTGGTACTGAAGGTCGCCGCGTTCTTTGTTCCGCAAATTGGCAAGTACTCGCCTACGGCATACACGGACTGGCACATGCTCTGGATCGGCTCAACGCTCTCGGGTAGTCATATCGGCGGTGTATTTATGTTTTTGGCAGCATGTAGTATATTGTTTTTTACAGCGGGATACTATTTCTTTGATAAAAAGGAGCTCTGA
- a CDS encoding sensor histidine kinase, translated as MSIRLRLVLSYVAMLLVPLVLSGLAVILIVISTLGSIKNLFDVDFSQGNPIKRVVTEEADIFADIKAKTENQPDQLLDAAYIQGLDTRLHKINMGLIIRREKELTYLSPNLKEGEKTDAARLPGFGSSSGGFQHNQNSLWITRQQDFLFSDKSKGSVFIFLDGSLLQKYLHRSSSALIFVFIGILVVTNGVLTYLVSRSIIRPLKALKQAAVHIKEGNLDFEVTAHSDDELGQLSIAFEEMRRRLKQSVEMQLQYEENRKELISNISHDLKTPVTAIKGYVEGIMDGVTNSPDKLDRYLKTIYNKASDMDRLIDELFLFSKLDLGKVPFQFEEVDAGRYVQDCAQELQVDMEKKGIRFVLQELPASSCYITADREKLKRVLLNVIENAVKYSGEADSVIRMGMKDIDGKAVIQIEDNGQGIPEEALPHIFERFYRADPSRNSSTGGSGLGLAIAKQIIEEHGGMIWASSHVGIGTTVYIALPISRREERSQA; from the coding sequence ATGTCGATTCGCTTACGGCTGGTGCTATCCTATGTAGCCATGCTGCTTGTACCGCTTGTGCTCTCAGGACTGGCCGTGATCTTGATCGTCATTTCCACTCTCGGCAGTATTAAGAACCTCTTTGACGTGGATTTCAGCCAGGGCAATCCGATTAAACGCGTGGTTACTGAAGAAGCCGATATCTTTGCGGATATCAAGGCCAAGACAGAGAACCAGCCGGATCAGCTTCTGGATGCAGCCTACATTCAAGGCTTGGACACGAGATTGCACAAAATTAACATGGGGCTCATCATTCGCAGGGAAAAAGAGCTCACCTACCTGTCTCCTAATTTAAAAGAGGGGGAGAAGACGGATGCTGCCAGACTTCCAGGATTTGGCTCCTCGTCGGGAGGTTTTCAGCATAATCAAAACTCGCTGTGGATTACAAGGCAGCAGGATTTTCTCTTTTCAGATAAGAGCAAAGGCTCTGTATTTATCTTTCTGGATGGCAGCTTGCTGCAAAAATATTTGCATCGCTCCTCCAGTGCGCTGATTTTTGTCTTTATCGGCATTCTCGTTGTGACTAACGGGGTGTTGACGTATTTGGTATCGCGAAGCATTATTCGGCCTTTGAAGGCGCTTAAGCAGGCGGCGGTTCACATCAAGGAAGGCAATCTCGATTTCGAGGTTACGGCGCATTCGGATGATGAACTAGGTCAGCTGAGCATCGCCTTTGAAGAAATGAGAAGGCGCCTCAAGCAATCGGTAGAGATGCAGCTGCAGTATGAGGAGAACCGGAAGGAACTAATCTCGAATATTTCCCATGACCTCAAGACACCGGTAACAGCCATCAAAGGGTATGTGGAAGGCATCATGGACGGCGTGACGAATTCGCCCGACAAGCTCGACCGATATCTGAAGACAATCTATAATAAAGCAAGTGACATGGACCGATTGATCGATGAATTATTTTTGTTCTCCAAGCTCGATTTGGGCAAGGTTCCTTTTCAATTTGAGGAAGTGGATGCTGGCCGCTACGTGCAGGATTGCGCTCAGGAGCTGCAAGTCGATATGGAGAAAAAGGGCATTCGGTTCGTTCTGCAGGAGCTGCCTGCATCAAGCTGCTATATCACGGCGGATCGGGAAAAGCTGAAGCGGGTGCTGCTGAATGTTATAGAAAATGCCGTCAAATACAGCGGCGAAGCGGACAGCGTTATCCGTATGGGAATGAAAGATATCGACGGGAAAGCCGTCATTCAAATAGAAGACAACGGACAGGGCATTCCGGAGGAGGCGCTGCCGCATATTTTTGAACGGTTCTATCGGGCCGATCCGTCCCGTAATTCTTCTACCGGCGGCAGCGGGCTCGGGCTCGCGATTGCCAAGCAAATTATCGAAGAGCACGGAGGCATGATCTGGGCATCGAGCCATGTCGGCATTGGCACGACCGTATACATCGCCCTGCCGATCAGCAGGCGTGAAGAGAGGAGTCAGGCATGA
- a CDS encoding response regulator transcription factor, producing MSRILIIEDELSIAELERDYLEISGFEADIEISGDKGLQRALDTDYDLIILDVMLPKVDGFEICRRIRSEKDIPILMVSAKKEDIDKIRGLGLGADDYIIKPFSPGELVARVKAHMARYERLMGRKESKNDEIRIRGLLIDKTARRVFVNEKEVIFTTKEFDLLAFLAMNPNRVFSKDHLFDQLWGMDSMGEIATVTVHIRKIREKMELDPSNPQYIETIWGAGYRFRI from the coding sequence ATGAGCCGTATTCTGATTATTGAAGACGAACTGAGCATTGCGGAGCTGGAGCGGGACTATTTGGAGATTAGCGGCTTCGAAGCGGATATCGAGATCAGCGGGGACAAGGGGCTGCAGCGTGCTTTGGACACCGACTACGACCTGATCATCCTGGATGTCATGCTCCCTAAGGTGGACGGCTTCGAAATCTGCCGAAGGATCCGCTCCGAGAAAGATATTCCGATCTTGATGGTCTCTGCCAAGAAGGAAGATATTGATAAAATCCGCGGTCTGGGTCTCGGCGCCGATGACTATATCATCAAGCCATTCAGTCCCGGCGAGCTGGTAGCGAGAGTCAAAGCCCATATGGCCAGATACGAAAGGCTGATGGGGCGGAAGGAATCGAAGAACGATGAGATCCGCATTAGAGGGCTCCTGATCGACAAAACAGCGAGAAGAGTGTTCGTGAACGAGAAGGAAGTCATATTTACGACCAAAGAATTCGACTTGCTGGCTTTTCTGGCGATGAATCCGAACCGGGTATTCAGCAAGGATCATCTATTTGACCAACTATGGGGCATGGACTCCATGGGCGAGATAGCAACCGTGACGGTTCATATTCGCAAAATTAGGGAGAAGATGGAGCTGGATCCCTCCAATCCGCAATATATTGAGACGATTTGGGGAGCGGGATACCGCTTTCGTATATAG
- a CDS encoding MgtC/SapB family protein, which produces MMISVDYHILIKLGISAIFGLIIGLEREVRNKPLGLKTTLVICMSSCLLTIVSIESANKYAVAGLHVMDPMRLAAQIVSGIGFLGAGAILRKHNDVIVGLTTAAMIWGTSGLGIAVGAGFIGEAFFGLVLIMLSVVVLPFFIKRIGPKPLILKDLRVRLVVSSQGNLTQIIKQIIASGYKMKSVHIKELSREQQELNCIVFIDRKYASEVYDELKLMEHVEIVEVETL; this is translated from the coding sequence ATGATGATCAGTGTGGATTATCATATCTTGATAAAGCTAGGGATTTCGGCGATTTTTGGACTTATTATCGGTTTGGAGAGAGAAGTTCGTAACAAGCCTTTGGGACTCAAAACGACTCTCGTTATCTGCATGAGCAGCTGTCTGCTTACGATTGTATCTATTGAATCTGCCAACAAGTACGCTGTCGCAGGCTTGCATGTCATGGACCCGATGCGACTTGCCGCCCAAATTGTGAGCGGAATCGGCTTCCTGGGAGCGGGCGCCATTCTACGTAAGCACAACGATGTCATTGTCGGCCTCACGACGGCGGCGATGATCTGGGGCACAAGCGGTCTGGGTATTGCTGTAGGGGCCGGGTTTATCGGCGAAGCCTTTTTCGGGCTGGTGCTTATCATGCTCAGCGTTGTGGTTCTGCCGTTCTTTATTAAACGGATAGGCCCGAAGCCGCTGATCCTGAAGGATTTGAGAGTCAGGCTTGTGGTGTCCAGCCAGGGGAACTTGACACAGATTATCAAGCAAATTATTGCTAGCGGCTACAAGATGAAGAGTGTACATATCAAGGAGTTAAGCAGGGAACAGCAGGAGCTGAACTGCATCGTTTTTATTGACAGAAAATATGCTTCTGAAGTATATGATGAGCTGAAATTGATGGAGCACGTTGAGATTGTGGAAGTGGAGACGCTGTAG
- a CDS encoding flavodoxin: protein MSSILIVFASMTGNTEEIADAIAEGIQEAGIQPVIKNVMDASGSDLTQYDGILLGAYTWGDGDLPDEFLDFYDELDELDLSGRKCAVFGSADSSYTHFGKAVDTLEDKLVELGAQKVLSGMKIELNPSTDDIAMCKEFGKKFVAALG, encoded by the coding sequence ATGTCGAGTATCCTTATTGTATTTGCAAGCATGACAGGAAATACCGAAGAAATCGCTGACGCCATTGCCGAAGGAATCCAAGAGGCCGGGATACAACCGGTGATTAAGAATGTGATGGACGCCAGCGGCAGCGATTTAACGCAGTATGACGGCATCCTGCTTGGAGCTTATACGTGGGGTGACGGTGATCTACCAGATGAATTTCTAGATTTCTATGACGAGTTGGATGAACTGGACTTAAGCGGCCGCAAATGCGCAGTATTCGGGTCAGCCGATTCCTCCTACACTCACTTCGGTAAAGCTGTCGATACGTTGGAGGATAAGCTTGTCGAGCTAGGCGCCCAAAAGGTACTGAGCGGGATGAAGATTGAACTAAACCCATCCACCGATGACATAGCTATGTGCAAGGAATTCGGTAAAAAATTCGTTGCTGCGCTTGGCTAG
- a CDS encoding darcynin family protein, protein MNHCFVVLLEVHHSWLAMPRESRRDYAAELYAIIGKYDSTVHVRYFDADAFSGKCTDFVVCETSDPMAYHCMWEELKDSKAYSEGYYRIKDVIYGIQNAYQAYETGVLGMAPEI, encoded by the coding sequence ATGAACCATTGCTTCGTTGTTTTATTAGAGGTACATCATAGTTGGCTGGCCATGCCGAGGGAGAGCAGGCGAGACTATGCGGCTGAGCTGTATGCGATTATCGGTAAGTATGACTCTACTGTGCATGTTCGCTACTTTGATGCGGATGCGTTCAGCGGCAAATGTACGGATTTTGTTGTGTGCGAAACGTCCGATCCAATGGCGTATCACTGCATGTGGGAGGAATTGAAGGACTCTAAAGCTTACAGTGAAGGCTACTATCGGATTAAAGATGTCATTTATGGTATTCAAAACGCCTATCAGGCTTATGAAACGGGCGTTCTGGGCATGGCGCCGGAAATCTAA
- a CDS encoding TrmB family transcriptional regulator, giving the protein MEETLQHLKNIGFTELEAKCLYVLAEGGTQTGYEIAKRLGVSRSNVYSALQKLAEKGVVLTSHGEPTHYQSLPIEEIGDKIHAELQASIRYVQAHMPKQDAQRSEYFSLDGDAKVASRIRTELKQAKEEALLDLWSEEAELLKEEISEAQARGVRVLVSTIGEVELAEGVTQFPHGRDEEWQERSGRKFTLLIDRKLAIIGTWGGSEPTKAMLTEHPPMVELLLNNFFHDVVIHELMADMGPKLEDKYGKNFKKIVQKYTDPGGGKRSPQKGRNARRSDGRGKEKRS; this is encoded by the coding sequence ATGGAAGAAACACTGCAGCATCTGAAGAATATCGGCTTCACGGAGCTTGAAGCCAAATGCCTGTACGTGCTTGCCGAAGGCGGCACGCAGACCGGCTACGAAATCGCCAAACGGCTTGGCGTTTCGCGCTCTAATGTGTACTCCGCGCTGCAAAAGCTCGCGGAGAAGGGCGTGGTGCTCACTAGCCACGGTGAGCCTACGCATTACCAAAGCCTGCCGATCGAGGAGATCGGCGACAAGATTCATGCGGAGCTGCAGGCGTCGATCCGCTATGTGCAGGCGCATATGCCGAAGCAGGATGCGCAGCGCTCCGAGTACTTCAGCTTGGATGGCGACGCGAAGGTCGCAAGCCGCATCCGCACGGAGCTGAAGCAAGCGAAGGAGGAGGCACTGCTCGACCTGTGGTCGGAGGAAGCGGAGCTGCTGAAGGAAGAAATCAGCGAGGCGCAAGCACGTGGCGTACGTGTCTTGGTTTCCACAATCGGCGAGGTTGAGCTGGCCGAAGGTGTTACGCAGTTCCCACACGGTAGAGATGAGGAATGGCAGGAGCGCAGCGGTCGCAAATTCACGCTGCTGATCGATCGCAAGCTGGCAATCATCGGCACGTGGGGCGGAAGCGAACCGACGAAGGCCATGCTGACCGAGCACCCGCCTATGGTTGAGCTGCTGCTGAACAACTTCTTTCACGATGTCGTCATCCACGAGCTGATGGCAGACATGGGCCCCAAGCTGGAAGACAAATACGGCAAGAATTTCAAGAAAATTGTCCAGAAATACACAGACCCTGGGGGCGGGAAACGAAGCCCGCAGAAGGGAAGAAACGCAAGAAGAAGTGACGGGCGGGGTAAAGAGAAGCGAAGTTAA
- a CDS encoding DHA2 family efflux MFS transporter permease subunit, which produces MIVTSESSSASLKPPAADESINWVALTAIILGTFVSVLNNSLLNVALPKLVNVFGSTTQDIQWVLTGYMLASAVVVPMSGYMADRFGAKRIFVLALTGFTLGSLLCGFAWSASSLIAFRIIQGIFGGFIGPICMTIVYSIVPRSKIGMALGLWGVAAMAAPAIGPTLSGYLIQYFTWRLLFFISVPVGIFAIVVSFLVLKEMPIKSNLKFDLPGCILSVLCFGSLLLALSKGQSEGWTSLYIISLLYIAFFSMCLLIWVELGKEQPLLDFSFFKNPTFTLSLIAGSLVMVGLYGGTFLTPLYLQNVQGQSPLQTGIIMLPQSLAMALMMPISGRLFDKIGVVPLALTGLALMSVTTFELHLLSQYTSNHWLDAIMTVRGLGIGMCMMPLTTVGMNAVARERVGRASSLSNVIRQVAGSLSIAVLTAIMTNQQTLINADISSKVTVTSDAVSRFMSTMTGYFMASGMDSTYSQASAVTVLAGMIAKESLVRAIGETFMISSMPLFLCIPIVFFFIKRKKKSEAPAPAPEAPAASSAPEQNVAPEKAKVQVQTQPSLQNA; this is translated from the coding sequence GTGATTGTCACGTCAGAATCAAGTTCAGCTTCCCTCAAGCCTCCTGCAGCTGATGAATCCATCAACTGGGTCGCCTTGACGGCCATTATTCTCGGCACATTCGTTTCCGTGCTTAACAACAGTTTGCTCAATGTCGCGCTTCCTAAACTGGTTAACGTATTCGGCTCCACTACGCAAGATATTCAGTGGGTGCTCACAGGCTACATGCTTGCTTCTGCCGTAGTCGTTCCTATGAGCGGTTATATGGCGGACCGGTTCGGCGCCAAGCGTATTTTCGTCCTTGCCCTAACTGGATTTACACTCGGGTCGCTGCTGTGCGGATTTGCGTGGAGCGCATCATCGCTTATTGCATTCCGTATCATTCAGGGAATCTTCGGCGGGTTTATCGGTCCGATCTGTATGACGATTGTATACTCCATCGTTCCCCGCAGCAAAATCGGGATGGCGCTCGGTCTATGGGGAGTAGCGGCAATGGCTGCACCTGCAATCGGTCCAACACTTAGCGGATACCTGATTCAGTACTTCACCTGGCGTCTACTGTTCTTCATTAGCGTACCGGTCGGAATTTTTGCCATCGTGGTATCTTTCTTGGTGCTTAAAGAGATGCCGATCAAAAGCAACTTAAAATTCGATTTGCCGGGCTGTATTCTCTCTGTCTTGTGCTTCGGTTCCTTGCTCTTGGCTCTGAGTAAAGGACAATCCGAAGGCTGGACTTCACTGTATATTATCAGCTTGCTGTACATCGCTTTCTTCAGCATGTGCCTGCTGATCTGGGTAGAGCTGGGAAAAGAACAGCCTTTGCTGGATTTTAGCTTTTTCAAAAATCCCACCTTCACACTTAGCTTGATCGCCGGCTCCTTGGTTATGGTGGGCCTGTATGGAGGGACGTTCCTGACTCCTCTATATTTGCAAAATGTTCAGGGGCAATCCCCGCTCCAAACCGGCATCATCATGCTGCCGCAGTCGCTGGCTATGGCACTTATGATGCCGATCAGCGGTCGGCTTTTTGATAAAATCGGCGTTGTTCCTCTGGCATTGACAGGCCTTGCTCTAATGAGCGTGACTACGTTCGAGCTTCATCTGCTCTCACAGTACACATCCAATCATTGGCTCGATGCTATCATGACGGTTCGCGGATTGGGTATCGGCATGTGTATGATGCCGCTCACTACGGTGGGAATGAATGCTGTCGCGAGGGAGCGCGTTGGTCGGGCCTCATCTCTCTCCAACGTAATCCGCCAGGTCGCAGGCTCTCTCTCCATCGCCGTATTGACGGCAATTATGACGAACCAGCAGACCTTGATCAATGCGGATATCTCCAGTAAGGTAACCGTTACTTCGGATGCGGTAAGCAGGTTCATGAGCACGATGACCGGTTATTTCATGGCGTCTGGTATGGATTCTACGTATTCGCAAGCCTCCGCTGTCACCGTGCTGGCAGGCATGATTGCCAAGGAGTCCCTGGTGCGTGCGATCGGCGAAACGTTCATGATTTCATCCATGCCGCTGTTCCTGTGTATTCCGATTGTGTTCTTCTTTATCAAAAGGAAGAAAAAGAGCGAGGCACCTGCTCCGGCGCCAGAAGCCCCGGCAGCTTCATCTGCCCCTGAACAGAATGTGGCACCAGAAAAAGCCAAGGTTCAAGTTCAAACCCAACCTAGCTTGCAGAACGCATAG